One Mugil cephalus isolate CIBA_MC_2020 chromosome 10, CIBA_Mcephalus_1.1, whole genome shotgun sequence genomic window carries:
- the tnni2a.2 gene encoding troponin I type 2a (skeletal, fast), tandem duplicate 2, which translates to MATEKRLSARRKHTLKSCMLVVANNLLEAEASVKADEREKFLENKCPPLELPRSKEELLELCQKLHEQIDISEEERYSIEFKLNLVLNEVRDLNIKIVDLRGKFKRPRLKKVRMSADAMLKALLGSKHTVNMDLRANLKQVKKEVKEEDKQLRDVGDWRKNIEDKSDRKKMFDS; encoded by the exons ATGGCCACCGA GAAAAGACTGTCTGCGAGACGCAAGCATACTCTAAAG AGCTGTATGCTGGTGGTGGCAAACAATTTGCTGGAGGCTGAAGCATCCGTGAAGGCTGATGAGAGGGAGAAGTTCCTGGAAAACAAGTGTCCTCCCCTGGAACTGCCCCGCTCCAAGGAGGAGCTCCTG GAACTTTGCCAAAAACTTCACGAGCAGATTGACATCAGTGAAGAGGAGAGATACAGCATAGAGTTTAAACTGAACCTGGTGTTGAATGAG GTCAGGGACCTCAACATTAAGATTGTGGATTTGAGGGGAAAATTCAAGAGACCCCGACTGAAGAAAGTACGTATGTCTGCTGACGCCATGCTCAAAGCTCTGCTGGGctccaaacacacagtcaacatGGACCTGAGGGCCAACCTGAAGCAGGTCAAGAaggaggtgaaagaggag gacAAGCAGCTGCGTGATGTGGGAGACTGGCGTAAGAACATTGAGGACAAGTCTGATAGGAAGAAGATGTTTGATAGTTAA
- the LOC125015265 gene encoding troponin I, fast skeletal muscle-like translates to MSEKKMSSSRKHQLKSLMLSIAKGLLEEEEREREVERTRYMDENCPSLSMPRSMQELQELCREIHHKIDVIDEERYDLEMKVIKTNKEIDDLKIKVQDLMGKFKKPVLRKVRMSADAMLKALLGSKHTVNLDLRANLKQVKKEVKEEELRDVGDWRKNIEDKSGMDGRKKMFEAEA, encoded by the exons ATGTCAGA GAAAAAGATGTCTTCAAGTCGCAAGCATCAACTTAAG AGTTTGATGCTGTCCATCGCCAAAGGTttactggaggaggaggagagggagcgagaggtAGAGAGGACTAGGTACATGGATGAGAACTGTCCTTCTCTGTCTATGCCCAGGAGCATGCAGGAACTGCAG GAGCTGTGCAGGGAAATCCACCACAAAATCGACGTGATCGACGAGGAACGATACGACTTGGAGATGAAagtcatcaaaacaaacaaggag ATTGATGACCTGAAAATTAAAGTTCAGGACCTGATGGGAAAGTTCAAGAAGCCTGTCCTGAGGAAAGTACGCATGTCCGCTGACGCCATGCTCAAAGCTCTGCTGGGctccaaacacacagtcaacCTGGACCTGAGGGCCAACCTGAAGCAGGTCAAGAaggaggtgaaagaggag GAACTGCGAGATGTTGGTGACTGGCgcaaaaacattgaagacaaATCCGGCATGGATGGGAGGAAGAAGATGTTTGAGGCTGAGGCTTAA